From Eubalaena glacialis isolate mEubGla1 chromosome 17, mEubGla1.1.hap2.+ XY, whole genome shotgun sequence, a single genomic window includes:
- the LY6E gene encoding lymphocyte antigen 6E → MKVFLPVLLAALLGVERAHSLVCFSCVNKNSNWYCLKPTVCSDTDNYCVTISASAGIGNVVDFGYTLNKGCSPICPIPSVNLGVASVGTHCCQSFLCNISAADGGLRASATVLGLGLLLSLLSALLRFGP, encoded by the exons ATGAAGGTCTTCCTGCCGGTGCTGCTGGCTGCCCTCCTGGGTGTGGAGCGAG CCCACTCCCTGGTGTGCTTCTCTTGCGTGAATAAGAACAGCAACTGGTACTGCCTGAAGCCCACCGTCTGCTCCGATACAGACAACTACTGTGTGACCATCTCTGCATCCGCTGGCATCG GGAACGTGGTGGACTTTGGCTACACCCTGAACAAGGGCTGCTCCCCGATCTGCCCCATCCCGAGCGTCAATCTCGGCGTGGCGTCCGTGGGCACCCACTGCTGCCAGAGCTTCCTGTGCAACATCAGTGCGGCCGACGGTGGGCTGCGGGCCAGCGCCACTGTGCTGGGCCTCGGGCTCCTGCTCAGCCTGCTGTCGGCTCTGCTACGATTTGGCCCCTGA